A genomic window from Flavobacterium sp. I3-2 includes:
- the gap gene encoding type I glyceraldehyde-3-phosphate dehydrogenase, with amino-acid sequence MKTRIAINGFGRIGRNLFRLLINHPTIEVVAINDLADNKTMAHLLKYDSIHGKLSEDVIFDENHIIVDNHKVVFFHEKEISKINWKDLKIDIVIESTGKHKTTELLQNHINNGAKKVILSVSPEDNLIKTVVLGVNDSILDGSELIVSNATCTTNNAAPMIKIIKELCGLDKAFITTVHSYTTDQSLHDQPHKDLRRARAAAQSMIPTTTGAAKALTKIFPEYEGRIGGGGIRVPVPDGSLTDITCYVNRDITVDEINEAFKKASENELKGILEYTEDPIVSIDVVGNSHSCLFDAQLTSVLDRMVKIVGWYDNEIGYSSRIIDLIEKITN; translated from the coding sequence ATGAAAACAAGAATTGCAATTAATGGATTCGGAAGAATTGGTAGAAATTTGTTCCGTTTATTGATTAACCATCCTACAATAGAAGTTGTAGCTATTAATGATTTAGCTGATAACAAGACGATGGCTCATTTATTAAAATATGATAGTATTCATGGTAAATTATCTGAAGATGTTATTTTTGACGAAAATCATATTATAGTTGACAACCATAAAGTTGTGTTTTTTCATGAAAAAGAAATTTCAAAAATAAATTGGAAAGATTTAAAAATTGATATTGTTATTGAAAGTACAGGAAAACATAAAACTACAGAATTACTTCAAAATCATATTAATAATGGTGCAAAAAAAGTTATACTTTCAGTTTCACCAGAAGATAATTTAATCAAAACTGTCGTTCTAGGTGTTAACGATTCTATTTTAGATGGAAGTGAATTAATTGTTTCAAATGCTACTTGTACAACAAATAATGCAGCTCCAATGATAAAAATTATAAAAGAACTTTGCGGTTTAGACAAAGCTTTTATAACAACTGTTCACTCCTACACTACTGATCAAAGTTTACATGATCAACCTCATAAAGATTTAAGAAGAGCAAGAGCTGCAGCCCAATCGATGATCCCAACAACAACTGGAGCTGCTAAAGCATTAACTAAAATTTTTCCTGAATATGAAGGTCGAATTGGTGGAGGTGGTATTCGTGTGCCTGTTCCAGATGGATCACTAACTGACATCACTTGTTATGTAAATAGAGATATTACTGTTGATGAAATCAATGAAGCATTTAAAAAAGCTTCCGAAAATGAGCTAAAAGGAATTTTGGAATATACAGAAGATCCAATTGTTTCAATTGACGTTGTTGGAAATTCTCATTCTTGTCTTTTTGATGCTCAATTAACTTCTGTACTGGATCGTATGGTTAAAATTGTTGGTTGGTATGACAATGAAATTGGATATTCATCTAGAATAATAGATTTAATAGAAAAGATAACTAATTAA